CCCCTTCTTCCTTTTATCTAATCAGCTCTTAAATCTATCTCCTCAACTTAATCGTATCTTTGTTTAATTACCACAGCTGATGATGACTTTGTCTATAGTTTGTCTTCAGTCTGAGGTGCCTTAGGGCGCCTTTTTATATTGTAGCTTAAATAAAGGGTTTTTGTGGCTAAAAGACTATAGCTAAACTTAATAAAATATGTTATTATATTATCCGTTGTGTCAAAAATAGTCGCTTTTTGTCATTTTCTGTCTAAAAATGGAATATTGGGCAAACCTGTTGAAAGGCAGGGACGCAAAGCTAAAGGGCCTAAGGTAATACTATGGCAGCCAGTTGCATAAATTATTATTTATTAATAATGTAACCCTATGCACTGTCTGTAGGGTTTTTTATTTTTTTAAAAATTAAAATGTAAAATTTGGAGGGTTTAAAATGAACAGTATAAAAACTAAAATCATTGCCAGTTCAACAATTCTATTAATTCTATCTTTTATAATTTTAGGGTATTTTACAATAAAATCATCTCAAAATGCTTTAGTAGAGGAAGTGGAAAAGTCTTTAGTTGCCCTAGTAGATGAAGCTGCTAAATTAGTAGAAAGTCGTATAGAAACTTCACAACAGATATTGTTAACTATTGCTGAAATAGAAGAAGTGAAAACAATGGATTGGGATACACAACTTCCAGTACTTCAACATTATGTTGAAGTTACCGAATTTCTTACTTTAGTAATAGTCCATCCCGATGGAACAGCTTATTATTCCGATGGTGCCGTTGCAAATTTAGGTCATCGTGACTATGTACAAAGGGCTTTTAGGGGAGAAACTTCTGTGTCAGATGTTCTTTTAGACACAGTAACTGGAGAACCAGTAATAGCTTTCGCAGCACCGATAAAAAGGGATGGGGAAGTTGTAGGAGCTTTAGTGGCCCGGGGCGATGGACTAACTTTGAGGAATATAACTCAAGATATAACCTATGGTCAAACTGGGTATGCCTATGTAGTTAATGATGTTGGAACAGTAGTGGCCCATAACGATATAAACAGAGTTTTAAACCAATGGAACCCTATAGAAGATGCTAAGAATAATAAAGAACTTCAATCTGTAGCAGGAATAGTACAAAGAATAATTAATGAAAAATCGGGTATTGGCTATTACAATTTTAATGGAAGATATATATACAATGCATTTACACCGGTAAAAGGGACAAACTGGTTTATATCTGTTGCTGTAGACCGGAATGAAGCCTTAGCAGCTGTACCTACATTACAAATGACAATAATTATAACTGGATTAGTGATTTTAGTCTTTGGAATAGCAGTTAACTACTTCCTTGGTAATACTCTAGCTAAACCAATAATCTCAGCAGTTGAATATGCAAAGGTCTTAGCAAATTTAGACTTGACCAATGAGGTTCCGGAAAAGTATTTAAAACAAAAAGATGAAATTGGAATGTTAGCTAATGCAATTCAAACAATGCAGAAGGTATTTAAAGAAACAATAGGGAATATAAAAGAAAAATCCAACGAAGTTACTGCTAACTCTGAATCATTAGCAGCTGTCTCTGAAGAAATGACATCATCTTCCCAAGAATTGGCATCAACGATGCAACAGGTGGCAGAAGGAGCGACAAATCAGGCCCAAGATTTAGAGGATATAGTTAAATCTTTAGGAGAATTAACGGATAATATAGAACAGGTCTATGGAGAGCTGGATAAAGTAAAAAGAGAAACAGAAAATACTTCAGATAAGGCAAATGTAGGTAAAAGGGAAATGGATGTCTTGATAAAATCAATAGAAGATATAAAAAATGCCTTTGAATTAGTTGTGGCTAAAGTAGAGAGGTTGACTAATTCGGTAAAAGAAATAACTGGTATCACAGAGCTTATTTCAAATATATCAGAACAAACGAACCTCTTAGCTCTAAATGCCGCAATAGAGGCAGCCAGGGCAGGAGAGCATGGTAGAGGATTTGCAGTAGTATCTGAAGAAGTTAGAAAGCTGGCTGAAGAATCAAAACAATCGACGGAAAAAATAGTGACTTTGGTAAATTCTATAACAAAGGATACCGATGAAGTGATAACGACTTCTAAAGAAGTAGAAAAATCTGTAAAGGAACAGGCTTCTTCTGTTGAAAATACTGTGAAAGCCTTTGGTGACATTTTAGAATCAGTAGAAAATATTGCTCCCCTAATGGAAAATACATATCGAGCTATGGAGGAAATTTTAAAGTCAAAGGATGTAGTTATGGAAAAAGCGGAGCAGGTAAGTGCAGTAACAGAGGAGAGTTCTGCAGCTACAGAAGAAGTAGCGGCATCCTCAGAAGAATTGTCGGCATCAAGTCAAGAAGTAGCAGCAACTGCCCAGAATTTAAGTCAGATAGCTGCAGATTTAATGGAAAAGGTAAATCGCTTTAAAGTATAAAGGTGGTAGCTTTATAGCTACTACCTTTTTTGTATGTAGGCAAAGTAAGTTGGATTTAATCGTAAAAATAAAGGAAAATTTAGAATGGACAGAGAATATAATTGATTTGAGGAGGGATTTTATGGGAGCTAAATTTACTTTACAAGAAATTATCTTAGCGGCTTTGACAGTGGCGGGAGTTTTTACTATTTCTTATTTATTATTGCCAATTATGGCGATGTTCCCAGTTTTTATCTATAAACCTTTGCTTTTAACCCCTATTTTTTCAGTATTAGTATTTATGCTTATCAACAATATACCTAAGGTTGGAATACTAATAATTTTTTCTACTATACTTTCCGGAATTTTGTTCCTTTTATCTCCTATTATGTTTTTTATTCCCTTAACTGCAGGGATTTTAGTTGAATTGCTAATCTGGATAGTTTTTAGAGGTTATAAAAATATTAAAGAAAAAATTGTCGCTGCTTCTTTATACCCTGCCCTACAAATTCCCGTTGCTTTAATTTTTGCTATTTTACTTGGTGGAGGGGAGTATAGAAAGGTCTTAGCAAATCTATGGTTAGTAGGTGTATTTACCCTTTTAAGTTTTTTCTTTGGGGCCTTTATTTTACTTAGTTTTAAAAGGTTATTAAACAAAAAGTTTATAAAAATTTAATATATAAAAATATTGACAAGTATTTTATTTAAATTTTAAAATTATTTAAATAAATATTACGGGGTGAGAGGGTTGAAAAAGAAAATATTGTTGGTTATATCAATAATACTGCTGAGTATATTTGGAGTAGGCATTTATACACAATTATTGTATCCAATAAAAATAGAAAAGGTAGTTGTGTTATATGATCCTCCCTATGAAGAAGAGCTAGATAATATTATAAAGAAAGGATTAATTCTATCACCAGATGATATATTTATTTCTCAAAAAAATTTTCTTCTGATAGAATAGAAGATTATACATGGTTGGTATTTTTCCCTGAAGTTAAGAGTAGAAGTATTATACCAGTGGATTCTGTATTATTTTTCCCAAATAAGATAGATAAAAGTATTAAAGAAGATGTGATATACTTTGGCAACACTTTTACAATTGATAGGATAAGGCCCTTTCAGAAAAGTAGCCTTTTTTACTGTGTTTTATACTACTCCCAAGGCAAGGTATCAGAGGAGGAAATAAAGGAGATAGTAGAAAAAGTTGATGTAAATATTTACTTACAAAGGAGATGGCTAGGAACAAGGAAAATAAGGTTTAAAATACCAATGGATAGGTTAGTGATTGAAGAGAGGATTAGAGAGTAGAGAACTAAATATTATTTATAAATATTTTTTTCTGAATTATTGACAAATTATATATATATATATATATAATTTGTCTAAGGGGGAGATATAAAGAAGGGAGAAGGAGAAATGAAAAAAAGAATAGTAATAAGTATTTTTGTTTTAATCTTACTTATAACTAGCAGTACAGCACTAGCATATCAACCGTATAATGGAGCCTATGCTGCCCAATATGCCCTTAACCATTATAATAATCCAAATCCTAATTTCAATGAGTGGAGTGCTGATTGTACTAATTTTGCATCTCAGGCTGTATGGGCAGGAGGATTTCAAATGGTTTATCCCAATTCCCCGTTAAGAATTGGGGTTATGGATACCAGTAACCATTGGTTTAGTAGAAAAATAAGGGAAGAAAGGGGAGTTTGGCCATTAAGATGGACGGTTGAGGGTTGGGCAGAAAGTAGTACTTGGATAAGGGTAGAAAGAAATCGAGGATTTTACCCTTACTGGAAAGGGATTTTAGGACCTAATGTAATAGAAACTTCAAATTGGCGAACATTATTATCCCATGCTAAACCTGGAGATATAATTCAATTAAGAAGAAGTGGAGAACAACATAGATCTCATTCAATTGTTGTGACACAAGTAACTAATGATAATATATATATAGCACAAAGATCTGCAAATAGAAAAGGTGATGTAAAAGATATTAGTGAGAGGTATTCGCATTTTACACTATTTAAATTTAATAGTATTCCTGTAAATTTCCCATTAGAATAAAATAATTAACAATTATATCTCCCCTTGTGAATAAAATTACTAAGAGGTGAGAGGGTTGAAAAAGAAAATATTGTTGGTTATATCAATAATACTGCTGAGTATATTTGGAGTGGCCATTTATACACAATTATTGTATCCAATAAAAATAGAAAAGGTAGTTGTGTTATATAATCCCCCCTATGAAGAACAACTAGATAATATTATAAAGAAAGGGTTAACTCTATCAACAGATGATATATTTATTTCTCAAAAAAATTTTTCTTCTGATAGAATAGAAGATTATACATGGTTAGTATTCTTCCCTGAAGTTAAGAGTAGAAGTATTATACCAGTGGATTCTGTATTATTTTTCCCAAATAAGATAGATAAAAGTATTAAGGAAGATGTGATATACTTTGGAAACACTTTTACAATTGATAGGATAAGGCCCTTCCAGAAAAGTAGTCTTTTTTATCGTGTTTTATACTACTCCCAAGGCAAGTTATCAGAGGAGGAAATAAAGGAGATAGTAGAAAAAGTTGATGTAGATATTTACTTACAAAGGAGATGGCTAGGAACAAGGAAATTAAGGTTTAAAATACCAATGGATAGGTTAGTGATTGAAGAGAGGATTAGAGAGTAGGAAGGGGGATAAAGGGAAATGGGAGAGGCGATATTAGAAACGGTAAACTTATCTAAAAGTTATGACAATATATATAAAGCTAATAATAATATTAACATTAAAATAAAGATAGGGGAAATAGTAGCAATTGTAGGACCTAGTGGTTCGGGGAAAACGACATTATTAAATTTAATTAGTGGTTTAGAAAAACCAAGTGAGGGAGATGTGATATATAAAGGGAAAAAGATAAACAAATTATCTGATAAAGCCCTTTCTAAAATCCGGTTAAAGGAATTTGGTTTTGTTTATCAGTTTTTTAATTTAATTCCAACATTAACAGCAATGGATAATATAACCTTACCACTAATTTTAAACAAAGTTGATGTCGATAAAAAATTTTTAAATACAATCTTGGAGATCTTAGGATTAACAGGGAAAGAACATCACCTGCCAAGTCAACTTTCCGGTGGTGAGCAACAAAGGGTAGCGGTAGCTAGAGCCCTTATACATAAACCCCAAATTATTTTTGCAGATGAGCCGACCGGTAATTTAGACTCTCAAAATAGTTTTAATGTACTAAAGTTAATGAAAGATTGTGTCAAGGAATTTAATCAAACTCTGATTTACGTTACCCATAATCAAGAATTAGCAGAAATGGCAGGAAGGAAAATATCATTATTGGATGGGATAGTAGTATGAAGGGGTATATAAAAATCTGTAAAAGTTTTCTAAAGGGTAATTTAAAGTATTTTTTTTCTCTTTTACTAATTACTGCCTTGGCCAGTGGTTTGCTGAGTTTTTTTATTATGGGAACAGAAAATCAGCGGGAGCTTGATCTTGAAAGTACTAAAAGAATTTATGGCCGTTATCACATAGAGGTACGGGGAAGTAACCCTAAAATTTTAGAAGAAATACATGAAAGAAGTAGTATTAAAAGAGCTTCGGTTTATCAAAGGGAAGTTATAAGATTGGGGCAAAGGTATGTTAATATAATTTATACTGAGCCAGATTACTTTTTACTATCCCCTAAAAAAATTATCAGTGGTAGTTTTCCAGATAAAGAAAATGAAATTATGATTCAAAGGGAACTCCTTTACTTACATTTTGGTATCGATGATGTAGATAAAGCTATAGGAGAGAAAGTTGAGATTAATTCACAGGAATATAGGATTTCAGGGATATATGTAGATAACCAACAACCTTTAAGTATCAGGGGAGAATATAGCTTAATATTACCCTTAACCACTTTGCCGGAAGAATTTAATATTTTAATAGAGTTTAAAGATAGTGAAAGTATATACGGAGAAGCTACAGACATATATGACAAGTACAGAAAAGAGTATCGGATTACAATAGGGGAGAACTTTGAATTACTGACTAAACTAGGTTATGGAGAGCTGGGAGAAAAATTAGAGCAGGATGCTAGGAAAAGCACATTGTTTTATCTAGTTGTATTAATAAATGTAACAATTTTTGCCGTTAGTAATGCTTTAAATATTTTTTTACACAAAAATAATAAGAATATAGCTATTTATAGGTTATTAGGATTAAGTGGAATTAAAATCTCCTTTATATTAGCTGGATTTAACAGTTTAATTTTACTTATAGGATTTTTGTTTGGAGTGATATTAGCTT
This genomic stretch from Anaerobranca gottschalkii DSM 13577 harbors:
- a CDS encoding ABC transporter ATP-binding protein, producing the protein MGEAILETVNLSKSYDNIYKANNNINIKIKIGEIVAIVGPSGSGKTTLLNLISGLEKPSEGDVIYKGKKINKLSDKALSKIRLKEFGFVYQFFNLIPTLTAMDNITLPLILNKVDVDKKFLNTILEILGLTGKEHHLPSQLSGGEQQRVAVARALIHKPQIIFADEPTGNLDSQNSFNVLKLMKDCVKEFNQTLIYVTHNQELAEMAGRKISLLDGIVV
- a CDS encoding methyl-accepting chemotaxis protein, giving the protein MNSIKTKIIASSTILLILSFIILGYFTIKSSQNALVEEVEKSLVALVDEAAKLVESRIETSQQILLTIAEIEEVKTMDWDTQLPVLQHYVEVTEFLTLVIVHPDGTAYYSDGAVANLGHRDYVQRAFRGETSVSDVLLDTVTGEPVIAFAAPIKRDGEVVGALVARGDGLTLRNITQDITYGQTGYAYVVNDVGTVVAHNDINRVLNQWNPIEDAKNNKELQSVAGIVQRIINEKSGIGYYNFNGRYIYNAFTPVKGTNWFISVAVDRNEALAAVPTLQMTIIITGLVILVFGIAVNYFLGNTLAKPIISAVEYAKVLANLDLTNEVPEKYLKQKDEIGMLANAIQTMQKVFKETIGNIKEKSNEVTANSESLAAVSEEMTSSSQELASTMQQVAEGATNQAQDLEDIVKSLGELTDNIEQVYGELDKVKRETENTSDKANVGKREMDVLIKSIEDIKNAFELVVAKVERLTNSVKEITGITELISNISEQTNLLALNAAIEAARAGEHGRGFAVVSEEVRKLAEESKQSTEKIVTLVNSITKDTDEVITTSKEVEKSVKEQASSVENTVKAFGDILESVENIAPLMENTYRAMEEILKSKDVVMEKAEQVSAVTEESSAATEEVAASSEELSASSQEVAATAQNLSQIAADLMEKVNRFKV
- a CDS encoding amidase domain-containing protein, with protein sequence MKKRIVISIFVLILLITSSTALAYQPYNGAYAAQYALNHYNNPNPNFNEWSADCTNFASQAVWAGGFQMVYPNSPLRIGVMDTSNHWFSRKIREERGVWPLRWTVEGWAESSTWIRVERNRGFYPYWKGILGPNVIETSNWRTLLSHAKPGDIIQLRRSGEQHRSHSIVVTQVTNDNIYIAQRSANRKGDVKDISERYSHFTLFKFNSIPVNFPLE